The Styela clava chromosome 11, kaStyClav1.hap1.2, whole genome shotgun sequence genome includes the window CCACGGTTCTAGAATATGTTCTCAATAACCCAAGCTCTGGGAGGCACCCTGTACTTATGATGAAAGTGTTAGATTGGGAAGGCAAATGTCGAATGGGAAAATTCTGGACCTACCATAAATATTAACTCCTTAAATATCTATGACACTGCCTTGCTCGTAGCGAACAGTGTGAAAATGCATCGTATGATAAATATATGACTCAGAAATGATATCTGTGCACGCGCTAAAAGAGTATCAAAGGAGGTaatctgataaaaaaaagaGAGAATAGTTGATCTTCTTGCATCAGTGGCAGATTATTCAGAGCCCAATCAGAATTGAAAGTGGGAAAACGCGGAAAGTGGGAAAACGCCTCAAATTGAATTATAAGATGTTTTTGCTATTGGTCACCTAGCCATTGACTTTATGTAATTATCCCAAGTCAAATGCCATACAGACCAATCCTTATAAAATGTGGCTGAAATTCTGCTCATATTTTAGTGACAAATCAACCTTTGCATATTGCATAGAGCCGTGCTGATAAACTAGTCATAGCTCATAAGGAAATAGATTAGCTGACGTTATTCGATAATTTAATAGTGTAATAATTTACATTTGTAAGGTCGAGCATGGTCCGTTGGTAAAATACACTGCTGAAACACTGACTATGTCTGGGAAACACGATTTCTAATACATTGGTTATATGACGCCAATAGGTAATTTAATGACCGGAGTTGACGAAATAACAAACAGTTATATTTCTATGCAGCTTAGATTggattattttattgcattgaataaaataaatgaataatggCCTAAGAGTAATACATAGTTAAGGTCCATCATACTTCGTACAATTTATGTTTGATCAAACCTGGGGAATCAATGAAATGTATAGGATGGCATTATTGTTAGTGTCGAATTATATATGCTGTTTATGCCCCACCATAaccttttttttctttctgtttATTTGGGATAGAATATATATCCCGAGGTTCAGGGAAGTCGATAAAACAGCTTATTCAGATGAAAAACCATGCCCTTGCCCTTAAAAATGTAAGAGTATATTTACAGAAAATCCAATTTACTAATGTTTCTTAGAACAAATCGCAATACTGTATTCTAGTGAGCTTATGAAGTATATAAACCGTAATCCCTGGAATTCACTTTCAACAAAGCTCTGCACAGTGGTACACAGTCAATGTTTCTTAGTGCGGACGTTTTTTGGTGCGGCCCTTGAAAAAACCTTTGTCCACTCCAGTTctagaatatattccaaataatCCAATTCCTTGGCACCCTGTACTTACGATGAAAGTGTTAAAGGTAGACTATTGCCGAATTGGAAATATTCGGGGCCTACCATAAATATTAGCACCTTACATTTCTGTTACAGTGCCTTCTTTGGTCGTAATGAGCAGTGCGAAAATGCATTGTATGATAAAGATATGACTCAGAAATGATATCTATGCCAGTCCTAAAAGAGTATTAAGGGGGGTAATCTTATGTTAAAAAAAGAGAATATGGGTTCCTCATGCACCAGTGACAGATTATTCAGAATCTAGTCAGAATTGATGATAGGAAAACGGTTCGAATCGAATTATAAAATGCTTTATAAACAGTAGCAAGCAGTACATATGAAACGTGGAACAAGCATTCTAGCTAGACGTTAGAAAATATGAGTCGGGAGCCATGGTTTGAAAGAATAATGTTGCAAGTGTGCAAGACTTGAAATTCAACTGCACAAATAGTCTGATGGCACCCATTACATTTTTCAGAGATGAGTGTTCTTCACTTCTGATTGAGTGCACATAATGCACCACCATACTTTCAAATAGTCTCCAAGTAGCTCCCTGCATTTCAGTGGTCGCCTGTGACTTAACTTAAGGTGAGTTTCCTTCACTATTGTGTAAATACGTATATTGCACCACCAACATTTTAAATCCCCCCAGTAGGTTTTGAAGTTTAGATGATTGTTCGTAACTGTGCTCTGAGATGAGACTTTTACACTTCTGAGTGAGGACGCGTAATTCACCATCAATCGCTTTGAATTCTGAATAGAATCAGTTGCTCTTGGTATTTTAGTGGTTTTCGTAACGCTGtacagagatgagtctcctacTGAATGGAATTTCAAAATTCTAAATAGTTTTGGTAGCTCTTAGCGTTTCAGCCACCAATGCCAACGGTCACCTTGCTCTGAAATGAGTCTATTCTACTACTGAGTGCATGATGCACTACTGAACTTACTAACAGGAAACCAAGTTTGCCCCTTACTGAATAGTCAGCTTTGTCTCTAATGAAAGAGACGCATTGAAATGTCTGTTATCTATACGAAATAACAACCTACTTGAGAAAGTAGGTTGCAGTGTACatgataggattttcatattaatcCTAAAATCGCAATCTCATGGCGATTGGATGTTTGAAAATCACTGCACCAGGACATCTATATAACAAATTAGGATTTGACCTTTTTGTAACCTTGAATCTTGTTTCTATCTCTCCTCTCTTTATATTGTattgcaaatttgaaattctcCAATACTACAAATATTTACCTAATATACAAATACCACAGAATCTAGTTAGGTAATCATCTTGCTGTCATCTATATTACTATTAAAGCCTTGTCATTTGTGAATCACTTCCAAGATACAGAATATGGATGAATTCAAAAAATCTGCAAAGATTACCCACTCATTGAATGTACTTACATCATTCAATGAACTAAAACAATCTGACTGCATTTGTAACTTCACAATCCAAGTTGGTGACAAATCTTTCAAAGTCCATCGAGATCTGCTTGGCGCAGTATCAAAGTACTTCAAAGGCATGTTTTCAAGTAACATGGTTGAGGCTCGGAATGGTTTTGTTATTATGAAAGACATCTGTGCTGATGCTGTAGGGCAGTGTGTAGATTTCATGTACACCGGTGAAGCAAATCCATCCATGGaatctgttgaaaatatcttgtaTGCTTCCCACTTAATGCAGCTTGATGTATTATCGAGTATATGCTTCAATTTCATGGAAAATAATTTGTCAGTGCAGCATTGCCTTTTAGTGGTCAGGTTGGCAAGACTCTATGATCACACAGAGGTACAAACCATTGCTGAGCAATTCATTTTGGATAATTTTGAGTCTCTGATTTTGGGCGAAGATTTCCTACATCTGAGCAAAGAAGAACTCGTATTTTATCTGCAAAAGTTGGATAAAAAGCATGAGGTAGTTTGGCATGCTGTGAGAAGATGGATTTCGAACAAAGGTGAAAAAATTGGATCAGAATTATTGGAGACTTTGCATTTCGGGGAGTTTCCCTATAAGTTTTTGCTCACTGATCTGCTAAATGATTCTTTGGTACAAAGTTCTCCAGATGCACAAAGTTTTGTTATcaaaaaattgctttcaaatatcgatgggtTGAAAGTGAATTTATCCCTCAACACTTTATTTGTTTTGAGGAAGATTAATCGGATCAAAAACAAAGTTTGCTCAGAGAATGTCAGAAATATAATCAATGAGTTCatggctcagaattttgaacaGATTGTACCGTTGGATGAATTTATcgagttgaaaaaaattgaaatttttttcttgttcaaatctcaggaaacaaaatattcttcaGAGAAAATTAAATGGGAAGCTGCGCTGAAATGGGCCAAACAAAGTCGCCgtcatcaaaaaaatttttcagaCTTGTTCGGGTTGATAAAACTTCAGGATTTTTCTTATGAGTTTAttcgacaaacagtcagaaatGAACCTTTAGTTAAAGAGTCGCATAAGTGTAAAGATTTATTGCTTGATATTCTCCATGCCAAAGCTCAGGGGGGAAAACTTGTTCCACATATTGCTGTCACAACAAAGACTGGTATAAAGGCTCTGAATCTCCAAACAAATCAATGGTCTAGTTTGCAGTCAGATTATGATGTTGGCTTTCACCTTGTCAATGGTGAGGGACAATTGTTTGCTTCAGATGGAAATAAATTGTCTTTGCTACAAGATGGGCAATGGACTAAGAAGGCCAAGGTTGAAAGGAAGAGTGATGAGAGGTATGAGATGGTTTATCTTAAGGGTGGGATTTATATTATCACCCGTGACCAGAATACAATGCGATATGACATTGCCAAAGACAGATGGGATAATAATTTGCCTTCATGTGATCTTGATCATGGTTTTTGTGCTGCTGCCTCTGATGAGTTTATATATGCGATGGGAGGTTATTCAACTGCGACAGAAGCAAAAGTATACAATCGTGGAATTAAGAAATGGTCTCCACTGCCACAGATGTCTCATCAAGCATATGATAGTGCAGCAGTCGTGTTTCAAAGTATGGTTTATGTATTGGGAGGAGATGATATGGGGTATCCTCACTGTTATGTTCAATGTTATAACCCTACTGTTCGCTCATGGACAGAAATTGAAGTAATGGCGATGTATAGACAATATTTCAGTGCATGTGTTGTTGATAATAAAATGTATGCAGTCGGTGGGGATAGTTATCGAGACCTGACGGATTCTATTGAAACATTCAATGAGAAAACTGGTAAATGGGAAATAGTCTGTGAAATGGATCGGCTTCAGGTTCCATGGGTCTATTGCTGTAGCTTTGCTCGATAAATAAGTAATCAATGATAAAAGTGGATAACGAGGAAATACACTTGTTTCTTGTTATCTTGTATATACTGACTATATGGCAATGAATCTTACGATTCAATATTTTCCTTCAATTCAATATCAATTTCAGATACAAAATTGTACATAATAATGTGATTTAGTTGACTCCTATTTATAATTACCAAGAAACTTCAATATCAGACATGTTGTGATTTGGCTCATTTGCTATCAATTAGCCAAACTTTATTCGTTACCTTTCCTTAGTAAATAGATGTGCTCTAgtctttttctcatttttccACGATTCAGTAAGCACTATAATAGAATGTATTAATCCAGGGGTCGGCACAGTGACGTAgccagggggtggttttgcgggtcgaccccccccccccctttttaaatgtaaaaaaattaaaaataatttttctgtatCGTAGATAGCACCGTAGcttaaaatgctttttagaccctcaaggctactaaaaacacgcgtattccagcgtttgatcggacccgctagctgtttcgatctaacttggcaaaaaaaatttgagccAATTACTTGCAACcattattttggcccgcgagcgacaaaaggttgccgacccctgtaaTTAACCGAATAAATGCAGTTCTAGATAAATATCATCTC containing:
- the LOC144429786 gene encoding kelch-like protein 26; this translates as MDEFKKSAKITHSLNVLTSFNELKQSDCICNFTIQVGDKSFKVHRDLLGAVSKYFKGMFSSNMVEARNGFVIMKDICADAVGQCVDFMYTGEANPSMESVENILYASHLMQLDVLSSICFNFMENNLSVQHCLLVVRLARLYDHTEVQTIAEQFILDNFESLILGEDFLHLSKEELVFYLQKLDKKHEVVWHAVRRWISNKGEKIGSELLETLHFGEFPYKFLLTDLLNDSLVQSSPDAQSFVIKKLLSNIDGLKETKYSSEKIKWEAALKWAKQSRRHQKNFSDLFGLIKLQDFSYEFIRQTVRNEPLVKESHKCKDLLLDILHAKAQGGKLVPHIAVTTKTGIKALNLQTNQWSSLQSDYDVGFHLVNGEGQLFASDGNKLSLLQDGQWTKKAKVERKSDERYEMVYLKGGIYIITRDQNTMRYDIAKDRWDNNLPSCDLDHGFCAAASDEFIYAMGGYSTATEAKVYNRGIKKWSPLPQMSHQAYDSAAVVFQSMVYVLGGDDMGYPHCYVQCYNPTVRSWTEIEVMAMYRQYFSACVVDNKMYAVGGDSYRDLTDSIETFNEKTGKWEIVCEMDRLQVPWVYCCSFAR